The following proteins come from a genomic window of Triticum aestivum cultivar Chinese Spring chromosome 6A, IWGSC CS RefSeq v2.1, whole genome shotgun sequence:
- the LOC123130385 gene encoding protein YELLOW LEAF 1, choloroplastic: MLPLATMSAPSSLLLRPAARQRTAREPGQSWGEQSISGSQSRRNKLSNSICVKANITCCANQTQTAKRKSFSGPTSPPSGSVKEKVKPRLDDGGVGFPPFRFGGGGGGGGGGGSSSSGGFILFVIVLLLDYLREFERNLQNGPRRGSDYDSGLAPQ, translated from the exons ATGCTTCCGCTCGCCACAATGTCCGCGCCGAGCTCGCTTCTCCTGCGGCCCGCGGCGCGCCAGCGGACGGCGAGAGAACCAG GACAAAGCTGGGGAGAACAATCTATCTCGGGTTCGCAGTCCCGGAGGAATAAGCTCAGCAACTCCATCTGTGTGAAAGCA AACATAACGTGCTGTGCTAACCAGACGCAAACCGCGAAGCGCAAATCGTTCTCGGGACCCACCTCTCCACCGTCAGGTTCAGTTAAAG AGAAGGTGAAGCCGAGGCTCGACGACGGGGGCGTCGGGTTCCCGCCGTTTCGGttcggcggaggaggcggcggaggcggcggtggtggcagcAGCTCCTCCGGTGGGTTCATCCTCTTTGTGATCGTTTTGCTCCTGGACTACCTGAGGGAGTTCGAGAGAAACCTGCAGAATGGGCCGCGGAGGGGCAGCGACTACGACAGCGGGCTGGCACCGCAGTAg